A segment of the Streptococcus chenjunshii genome:
TCCCTTTTAGTCTAAGCGAGGAGCTTGCTCTCAATTTTGTACAGCAGAGAGTGGCTGGACAAAGTCCTGCCTCATTTTGCTTTTTTAAGCAGATGAGTTTGGCACAGTGGTTGATTGGAAGTTTTTATCCCTTATTGCGTAAAGGATAACGGCCTCCTTAATCAACTGTGCGGAGGTAAGATGTCAAAATCGAAATCGTTATTTTATGACAATTTACCGATTGCTGCCCCACTCTCTCATTGGTATACCTAACAAAAAGCAGAAAAGGGTCTGGCCCTGTGATACAAGACTAAACCCTTCAGTTCTTTTTGGGGATAATATTTTGCTTTTTGATATTAAACAAACGGCCTGTTCTTGAACTTACTGACGAATCTGGCCTTCACCGTTAATATAGAATTTGGTGCTGGTCAGAGCTTCTAAGCCCATTGGCCCCCGGGCATGCATTTTTTGTGTTGAAATACCGATTTCAGCTCCTAATCCAAAGACAAACCCATCAGTAAAGCGGGTAGAAGCATTGACATAGACAGCAGCTGAATCTACCTGATCTTGGAAATGCTCAGCATGAACCAGATCTTTGGTAATAATTGCCTCAGAATGGTGGGAACTGTAAGTATTAATCCAGTCAATGGCTTCTTGGAGACTGTCGACCGTCTTAACAGACATGATATAGTCCAAGAATTCTGTTGCGTAGTCATCCTCACTTGCGGGAAGCGATTGCGGCAAATAGGCCTGAGCACGCGCATCGGCACGCAGTTCAACCGGCTGTACCTTTTGCAGTTTATCTGCCAGCTTCGGCAAAAAGTCTTGAGCGACACTGCTGTGCACAACTAAACTTTCCGCTGCATTGCAGACACTGGGCCGCTGAGTTTTAGCATTAAGGACAATATCAGCCGCCATATCAAGGTCCGCAAACTCATCAACATAGATATGGACATTTCCAACACCGGTTTCAATAAAAGGAACCTTGGCCTTAGCTTTAACACTCTGAATCAGTCTGGCACTGCCTCTGGGAATAAGAACATCGATATAGTCGACAGCCTGCATCAGTTCTTCAGCCACCGCATGGCTGGTGTCTTCAACCAGCTGAACGGCATTCTTATCAATTCCTGCCTCAGCCAGCGTTTGTCGAATGACCTTTACCAAGGCAGTATTAGAAGCAATGGCATCCCGGCCCCCGCGAAGAATAATAACATTGCTGGTTTTAAAAGCCAGGCTGAACGCATCGACCGAAACGTTAGGACGGCTCTCAAAAATCATGGCAATCACACCAAGAGGAACACGTTTCTGCAAGATTTTCAGCCCGTCCAGATTGGTATAGCCGCGTACAACCTGACCGATCGGGTCTGCTAGGTCAGCCACCTGACGGACACCCTCAGCCATATCAGCAATGCGGTCCGCGTCTAAACGGAGCCTATCAGCCATAATATCTGAAATACCATTCTCTTTAGCTTTAGCTAAATCCCGCGCATTTTCCTCCAAGATATAAGCCGTTTGCTCTATCAGAGCCTGAGCCACATTTCTTAAAATGGTGTTTTTCCGGGCTGTGCCTATCTGCTTCAGACCTAAACTGGCCTGCTTAGCCCCTTTGCCTAATTGTTCAACATATGTCATAATACCACTTCCTTAACTATTAAAATAAGCATGGCTTTACGCATCAGCGCTTTCTTACCTTGTCTGAGCGAACCAAGTGCCCAGTTCGGCTCCTTCCAGCATCCTTAAGATATCCCTCGGATTTTTCCCGTTCATCAGAACCATCTGGCTCTGGTTTTCAAAAACAATTTGGGCACTCTGAATCTTGCTGATCATGCCGCCCGTCCCAAACCGGCTGCCGGCACCGCCTGCCGATTTGATAATTTCTTCAGTAATAGCATCTACGTGAGAACGCAGGGCTGCATCATCATAAATCGTCGGATTCTTATCGAAAAGGCCGTCAATATCTGAGAGCATAATCAGCAGATCCGCTTTAGTGATTCCGGCAACAATAGCCGACAGACGGTCATTATCGCCAAATTTAGTGGCATGATCCATTTCGTCTACACTGATAGCATCATTTTCATTGACAATAGGAACGATACCCATAGCAATCAGACTTTCAAAAGCATTGGTCACATTGCCGAGACTTTCCGGAAATTCTATGACATCACGTGTCAGCAGAATCTGCGAAACGTCCGTTTGGTAATGGGAAAAAATCTGGGAATATAAACTCATCATAGCGACTTGACCAACGCTGGAGACTGCCTGCTGTTTAGCAAGGCTGGCAGGCCGCTTAGGAAGATCAAGAACATTGAGTCCAAAGCCCATCGCCCCTGAAGAAACCAGAATAACTTCCTTACCTTTATTGGTCAGACTGGAAATCACAAAGGCCAGCTGATCAATTTTTTCGAGATTAATTTTTCCGGTCGGAAGCACCAATGAACTGGTTCCAATTTTGATAACAAGACGTTTTACATGGCCAAAATTTCTCTTCATAAAAAGATTATAGCATATTTTCTAAGATTTGCCCGCCATCCTGAACAAGAAAAAAACAATCCGCTTTATACAAGAAAAAGGCGGATTGTTCTTCTGCGTTTTCAATGCGGCAGCTGCCGCCAAAATGTTCGAATAAGATGATACTGCAGCAGACTGGCTGTAATCAGGAGTAAAGCAATAAAAAACAAACTGACAGCTACGGGGCTAAACACTAAGCTTAGAACAACAGCTACAGCAATGGTTATAAAGCCCAGAAAGAAATCAAGCATAGTCAGGGCGATTACCAAAAACTGGCCGTGGCTTCTCTGAAAAAGCTGGCTGATATCCCGCCAATTCAAAAAGAGCTGGTTGTAATCACGCCGATACATAAACTGCCCCTGAATAAAGGTTGCTAAGATAAAACCTAGTACAAAAAAGGCAGCGACAAACAGATTAATCCCCGGCAAAAAGAATAAAAATAATAAGAAAAAAAGAAGCGGTATGCTGACCTGAACTGTCCACAGCACCAAAAATTTCTGTCGAATAAAGTCGCTGAATTTCAGCGGCAAAGCTTTAAAAAAGGTAAAATTTTCCTTCTCCAAAGACATTCCGACAGCTAAAAGCGAGGTCGGCAGCACGCAGCTGATTCCGGCCACCACTCCGGCCAGCATGGTAAGGCCGCTATAATCGGCCGTCAGAAAATCTGCGGAAATGGTTCTGCCTACGAGATAGGGGATTGAAAAAATGACAAAAAAGCTCAGCGGCAGCAGAAAGGAATTAATCAGAAGAGTCGCATTTTGTATGGTCATCAGATGGTGTCTGATTAAAAGCTGCCTGCTGGAGCGCTCCTTAAAGGTTTTGGCTTTTTTAGATGGTTGTGCCGCATTTTGATAGAGAACATCCTCAAAATAGCGGGGGATGGCTTTCCGTACCAAATAGAGAAGCAGAAGCAACACTGCAAGCAAAGGCAGCCAGTAATGGAGCAGACTGGCTGAACTGAAAGGATTCTGCACAACATCATAAAATCCTCTGAAATAAGGATAAATGAAATAAGGATCAGAAACACCTGTCGGCTTCCCGCTGCTGTCAATCAGAGACTGCTGGTTGACAATATTGAGATAAATCACAACTCCTAAAGTAACGAAGGTCGTCAGAACCATGATAATACCTGAATTTAATTTTTTCAGGCGGCTTCTGGCAATTCTCCTACCGACCAAACTGTTGATAACCAGGGATAAAACGATACTGCTCACAAACAGCACCAAAAAATTGATAAGGGCAACTAAAATAGCTAAAGGCGACCCTAGTATTTGCCAATAAGCCAGTAACAGCATCGGCAAGATGGGCACCAAAAACATTGAACTGATACCCAGCGAAGCCAGTATCTTTGCCAGATAAAGCTCGCTGACCTTTACTGGCAGACAAGCATAGAGTTTAACATCGTCACTCTGATAAAAGACTGTGTACATCGTTGAAAAAGCTGTCATGATAGCCATCAGACTAAACATGGCTAAATAGAAGGAAAAAAGACTGGGAAAGCGGATAAAGTCATTCCCAATATATATAGATATATAGATAAACATAAACATGAGTATCATCATGCCCTGCTGCCTCAAAAATGCCTTATAAATCGAAAAAGATTCTTTAGGTTTCCGCTTTTGTCTATTTCTTAGTCTGGTGACACTCTGAGGATCAGAATAGAGAAGATTGACCTTGAATAATTCCAAAACCGTTGACCATTTCATCAGCTCACCTCTGTTTCTGCTTGACGTCCAGCAATCTTAAGATAAATAGTCTCCAAATCCTGGCCGGGGTACTGCTGTTTTAGCTCCTCTAAAGTGCCGACAAAAAGCAGTTGCCCTTCTTTTAGAATCCCAATACGATGGCAGAGCTGCTCAGCAACCGACAGGACGTGGGTTGAAAACAGGACTGTTTTGCCATTTTTGGCATGTTCCCTCATCATTTCTTTCAAGTCAAAAGAAGCCTGAGGATCAAGACCAGTCAATGGTTCATCTAAGACCCAGATATCCGGATCGGAAATAAGAGCTCCGATAATGATGGCCTTCTGCCGCATACCATGCGAAAAACTGTCAATAGTATCATTTTTCTGCTCACTTAGAGCAAAAAGCTGACTAAGCTTTTCAATTCGGGCTTCCAAACTATCCTTAGGCACCTCATAAAGATGCGCTAAAAAATGCCAGTACTCGTTGGCTGTCAGGGTAAGAAAAATATCCGGCGAATCAGGAACATAACCGATTTTTCGCTTTATTTTATCCCGATGTTCCTCAAGTAAAAGGTCATCGACATAAATCTCGCCGGAACTGGCTTCAATAATCGAGGTTAAAATACTGATGACAGTTGTTTTCCCCGCACCATTATGACCGATAAGGCCAAAAATTTCTCCATCTCTTATCTGCACATTAAGGCTGCGAAGTGCCTCTTTTTCTCCGTATAATTTAGAAACCTGTTTAAACTCAATCATTTTTATCTCCTTATACCAGTTATATTGTCTCCAAAATCTGCTGCAGATTAATAATAGGCCTAGGCAATGCAGCCTGCTTATCCAAGGTATAGTGGAGCAATTCTTTTCTCAAATGATAGGCTGATGAAAAAACATTTTGAAATTTAATCAGTTCATTTGAGGCGGACAGCAAAACCTTCGCCAGAACCGGATCCGAACGAACCTCCTCTTTAGCATACGCCAGCTCAATCGCATGGTACAGCTTGAGACACTCCTTATCCATAATCTCTTCCCCTTTACTGCAAAATAACTTCTGCCATTTTTCACGTTTGTACTATTAAAATAATACAGCCGTTTAGTTACAGTTGCAATACAATTCCTTTTCTTTTTTATCAAATTTTCACCTAAAATCTCTATATAAAAAACTTTCAACAAAGCATACAGCCAAAATTGCTGAAAGCGTTGTTGAAAGTTTGGTAATCATCATTAAATCATTTTATGAATTTGATTTCTTTGCTGGAGATACCCTGAAAAGCCAGTCCGCCTCTGGTTCAAATCCAAATTACAAATTAATCCCCGCTTTTTCCGTTTCTCTTTGTAAGCGCCCAACTTGCAGCTATCACTAGCAGAACAAAGGCTAGGATTACCAGAATAAGAGCTGGAGCGCCCGCATTACCTAACTGTCCTAAAACCCAGCCTGGAATTAAATAATCAGTATCTGCAAATGTTGAAGCAGCCATCTGCAGACTTCCTAATAAAGGAAGAATTGCCAAAGGAAGCCAGCTCAGCAACAAACTGTTAAATGCTGCACCTAAAACAGCTCCTCTGCGTCCTCCTGCAGCATTACCATAAATTCCTGCTGCAGCACCGCAAAAGAAGTGACCGACAACACCAGGAATAATGACCGTTGTTCTAAGAGCAATCATGATAAACATTGAGAGTGTCCCTACAAAGAAACTAACAAAGAAGCCAATCAAAACCGCATTAGGAGCATATGAAAAAATAATAGGAACATCAAGTGCTGGTTTAGAGTTTGGCACCCACTTTTGTGCAATTCCCTGAAAAGCTGGGACAATCTCTGCTAAAACCATCCGTACCCCTTGCAAAACAACCACAAAACCGGCTGTGAATGTACCAGCTTGAATCAATGCAAATACAATAGCATTGGTCCCATCACTCAGATGATTTTCGACGTAAGCAGGGCCGCAAGCCAAGGCAAGAGCAATATAAACAAGGCTCATCAGCAGCATAATTGAAATTGTTGAGTCACGTAAAAAACCAAAAGCTTTAGGAATAGTAATATCTTCTGTTGATTTTGACTTATCTCCAAGCATTCTTCCAATCCAGCCTGAAAATGCGTAGCCAATATTACCAGTATGGCCCATGGCTACCTTATCGTTGCCAGTAATTTCTCTCATAAAGGGCTGACATAAAGCTGGTGTTACAGTCAGAAGTGTTCCTTCGAAAAGCCCCCCCAGAAGAACGGTTATTAAGTCTGTTTTAAATCCAGAACTAAGAAGAACGACAGCTGTGATACAAGAGACATAAAGCATAGCTTGTCCGGTTAAAAAGATATATTTGAAGCGGGTAAAGCGTGCCAAAAGGATATTGACAAGCATTCCAACCAGCATAATCAAGGCAGTTAATGTCCCATATTCTTCTAGAGCAAGAGCAACGACAGCTTCATTGCTCGGCACTACCCCTTGTGTTCCTAAAGCATTCTGAAACATATCAGCAAAAGGAGCCAAAGAATTACTGATAATTGCTGCACCTCCGGTCAAGACCAAAAAACCAACTAAAGTTTTAACCGTTCCTGCTATAATTTCTGAAGTTTTCTTTTTTTGTGAAATCAGGCCAATGAGCGCAATTAAAGCAATAAGTATCGCTGGCTGACTAACCACTGAAACGAATAAGTTCAAAATACTTCCCATCATATCTTACCTCTGCTTCTATTTCTTTTAATTATGAGAAATCCCGTTTTTGTCCAACACGTCAATTACCTTTTCTTTAATTTCATCAGCGTCAATAATGGAATCTAAAGCAACAATTTTATCTTCTGATAAACTCATCAAGGCTGGAACCAGTGTTTTTTCTGCAAAAAAATAATCTGCCATTTCCTCGCTGACGGAACCAGAATCTGTGTGATCCACAGAGAAATCCGCTAAATTAACTTTAAGTTCCTGAAGCGCATTTTGAATATTCATTTCAACCATAAAGCTGGTCCCTAAACCACTTTGACATACTGCTACAAATTTCATAATATTCCTCCTCATAAGATACAAAAGCCATTTGAAAATCCGTATGAAAATAGGAGCTGGCAAATGATGCTGGCATCACGCTGACAGGCATGCTCACAGAAGCAGCCACACTCGTATGTCAGCCTGTAGCTTCCTACGATTGCGTCTCTTTTTCACTAGAATTTTAGGCCGTGTTCAGTTCCAATAAGATACAAAGACCGTTTAAAAATCCGTATGAAAATAGGGGATGGCAAGTGATGCCTAAGCATCACGATGACAGCCATCTTTTTCACTAGGATTTTAGGCCGTGTTCAGTTCCAATTAAGATACAAAGCCCGTCAAAAACGCAAAAGGAAAATAGACGGTAAGTCCGAAATCTTTGATTTCGCAGACGCACCCCTGTCAGGACGACTAGAAGGGTGCGGTCGGCTGCTAAGACGACAAAGCCTTCGGACGGCTACGGCTGGCTAAAACTTAAGTCTGCACTAGGTCGTACAGGTTCCTTTTTCCCGCAGCGTTTAGGGCGTGTTCAGGTCCGACAAGATATAAAGACCGCAAAAACAGCAAAGCAAAGAAACGGTAAGCCAGTAATCTCTGATTTCGTCTGCACACCTCTGCCAGAACAGCTCAAAGTATTACCTTCTAAGCCTTTTTATAAGTGATGCAGGACCAAAACACAGTAGCCTAGTGGCATTTTATCTGCTTTTTAAACTTTAAAATACCTGCTGGG
Coding sequences within it:
- a CDS encoding glutamate-5-semialdehyde dehydrogenase, with translation MTYVEQLGKGAKQASLGLKQIGTARKNTILRNVAQALIEQTAYILEENARDLAKAKENGISDIMADRLRLDADRIADMAEGVRQVADLADPIGQVVRGYTNLDGLKILQKRVPLGVIAMIFESRPNVSVDAFSLAFKTSNVIILRGGRDAIASNTALVKVIRQTLAEAGIDKNAVQLVEDTSHAVAEELMQAVDYIDVLIPRGSARLIQSVKAKAKVPFIETGVGNVHIYVDEFADLDMAADIVLNAKTQRPSVCNAAESLVVHSSVAQDFLPKLADKLQKVQPVELRADARAQAYLPQSLPASEDDYATEFLDYIMSVKTVDSLQEAIDWINTYSSHHSEAIITKDLVHAEHFQDQVDSAAVYVNASTRFTDGFVFGLGAEIGISTQKMHARGPMGLEALTSTKFYINGEGQIRQ
- the proB gene encoding glutamate 5-kinase, with product MKRNFGHVKRLVIKIGTSSLVLPTGKINLEKIDQLAFVISSLTNKGKEVILVSSGAMGFGLNVLDLPKRPASLAKQQAVSSVGQVAMMSLYSQIFSHYQTDVSQILLTRDVIEFPESLGNVTNAFESLIAMGIVPIVNENDAISVDEMDHATKFGDNDRLSAIVAGITKADLLIMLSDIDGLFDKNPTIYDDAALRSHVDAITEEIIKSAGGAGSRFGTGGMISKIQSAQIVFENQSQMVLMNGKNPRDILRMLEGAELGTWFAQTR
- a CDS encoding ABC transporter permease — protein: MKWSTVLELFKVNLLYSDPQSVTRLRNRQKRKPKESFSIYKAFLRQQGMMILMFMFIYISIYIGNDFIRFPSLFSFYLAMFSLMAIMTAFSTMYTVFYQSDDVKLYACLPVKVSELYLAKILASLGISSMFLVPILPMLLLAYWQILGSPLAILVALINFLVLFVSSIVLSLVINSLVGRRIARSRLKKLNSGIIMVLTTFVTLGVVIYLNIVNQQSLIDSSGKPTGVSDPYFIYPYFRGFYDVVQNPFSSASLLHYWLPLLAVLLLLLYLVRKAIPRYFEDVLYQNAAQPSKKAKTFKERSSRQLLIRHHLMTIQNATLLINSFLLPLSFFVIFSIPYLVGRTISADFLTADYSGLTMLAGVVAGISCVLPTSLLAVGMSLEKENFTFFKALPLKFSDFIRQKFLVLWTVQVSIPLLFFLLFLFFLPGINLFVAAFFVLGFILATFIQGQFMYRRDYNQLFLNWRDISQLFQRSHGQFLVIALTMLDFFLGFITIAVAVVLSLVFSPVAVSLFFIALLLITASLLQYHLIRTFWRQLPH
- a CDS encoding ABC transporter ATP-binding protein — encoded protein: MIEFKQVSKLYGEKEALRSLNVQIRDGEIFGLIGHNGAGKTTVISILTSIIEASSGEIYVDDLLLEEHRDKIKRKIGYVPDSPDIFLTLTANEYWHFLAHLYEVPKDSLEARIEKLSQLFALSEQKNDTIDSFSHGMRQKAIIIGALISDPDIWVLDEPLTGLDPQASFDLKEMMREHAKNGKTVLFSTHVLSVAEQLCHRIGILKEGQLLFVGTLEELKQQYPGQDLETIYLKIAGRQAETEVS
- a CDS encoding bacteriocin immunity protein; this translates as MDKECLKLYHAIELAYAKEEVRSDPVLAKVLLSASNELIKFQNVFSSAYHLRKELLHYTLDKQAALPRPIINLQQILETI
- a CDS encoding PTS ascorbate transporter subunit IIC → MGSILNLFVSVVSQPAILIALIALIGLISQKKKTSEIIAGTVKTLVGFLVLTGGAAIISNSLAPFADMFQNALGTQGVVPSNEAVVALALEEYGTLTALIMLVGMLVNILLARFTRFKYIFLTGQAMLYVSCITAVVLLSSGFKTDLITVLLGGLFEGTLLTVTPALCQPFMREITGNDKVAMGHTGNIGYAFSGWIGRMLGDKSKSTEDITIPKAFGFLRDSTISIMLLMSLVYIALALACGPAYVENHLSDGTNAIVFALIQAGTFTAGFVVVLQGVRMVLAEIVPAFQGIAQKWVPNSKPALDVPIIFSYAPNAVLIGFFVSFFVGTLSMFIMIALRTTVIIPGVVGHFFCGAAAGIYGNAAGGRRGAVLGAAFNSLLLSWLPLAILPLLGSLQMAASTFADTDYLIPGWVLGQLGNAGAPALILVILAFVLLVIAASWALTKRNGKSGD
- a CDS encoding PTS sugar transporter subunit IIB, which produces MKFVAVCQSGLGTSFMVEMNIQNALQELKVNLADFSVDHTDSGSVSEEMADYFFAEKTLVPALMSLSEDKIVALDSIIDADEIKEKVIDVLDKNGISHN